A stretch of the Archangium violaceum genome encodes the following:
- a CDS encoding glycosyltransferase family 4 protein, protein MPLVVHPHFHRRRTGVTAHTELIVPELARLMETRALGKHLAADVPRIPWGELWRRLREEPVVWHAHRNNELLFGFLLRMLGRQVRLVYTRHGPYRPSWFTRFIARHAEQLVTLNPQGAEWMGIPSRIVTHGVDLERFVPPADRAAAWSALGLGGRYGVGVVGRVRPNKGQGDFVEAIRPLLSEFPEWKPVLVGLAKGKDAAWAGKLRESTGGELVLAGEHKNVVPWYQGMSLLVHPSYGEAFSMVLVEAMACGCCPVVTRLPHVPAVIEHGRTGFMYEPGDVATLRELLRMLFREPERVRQVGLNAAEEARARFGVAHEARALAGVYQAALGD, encoded by the coding sequence ATGCCGCTCGTCGTCCATCCGCACTTCCACCGTCGCCGCACCGGAGTCACGGCGCATACCGAGCTCATCGTCCCCGAGCTGGCGCGCCTGATGGAGACGAGGGCACTGGGCAAGCACCTGGCGGCGGACGTGCCGAGGATTCCGTGGGGCGAGCTGTGGAGGCGCCTGCGCGAGGAGCCGGTGGTGTGGCACGCGCACCGCAACAACGAGCTGCTCTTCGGTTTCCTGTTGCGGATGCTGGGGAGGCAGGTGCGGCTGGTGTACACGCGCCACGGCCCCTACCGGCCGAGCTGGTTCACCCGCTTCATCGCGCGCCATGCCGAGCAGCTCGTCACGCTCAACCCGCAGGGCGCCGAGTGGATGGGAATTCCCTCGCGAATCGTGACGCACGGGGTGGACCTGGAGCGCTTCGTGCCTCCGGCGGACCGGGCGGCGGCGTGGAGCGCGTTGGGGCTGGGCGGGCGCTACGGCGTGGGAGTGGTGGGCCGGGTGCGCCCCAACAAGGGCCAGGGCGACTTCGTGGAGGCCATCCGCCCGCTGCTCTCCGAGTTCCCCGAGTGGAAGCCGGTGCTGGTGGGGCTGGCGAAGGGCAAGGACGCGGCGTGGGCCGGGAAGCTGCGCGAGTCCACGGGCGGGGAGCTGGTGCTGGCGGGCGAGCACAAGAACGTGGTGCCCTGGTACCAGGGGATGAGCCTCCTGGTGCACCCCTCGTACGGCGAGGCCTTCTCCATGGTGTTGGTGGAGGCGATGGCGTGCGGATGCTGTCCGGTGGTGACGCGGCTGCCGCACGTGCCGGCGGTCATCGAGCACGGACGCACGGGCTTCATGTACGAGCCCGGGGACGTGGCCACGCTGCGAGAGCTGCTGCGGATGCTCTTCCGCGAGCCCGAGCGCGTGCGGCAGGTGGGGCTCAACGCGGCCGAGGAGGCCCGCGCGCGCTTCGGCGTGGCGCACGAGGCGCGAGCGCTGGCCGGGGTGTACCAGGCGGCGCTCGGGGATTGA
- a CDS encoding sensor histidine kinase gives MTIRAKVFLFALMAVVLVCLMGLHLFTGAHQSQLMREQVTTIQEQLDSYNRLHALAWPYLNQLAQARLTRADTALVRSELARRVELEIVRLEDSLSRQYRWVDDRTVETERLEYQALRDALLAWAAWAESRVRALPEGTSVGSTVEWLLYTRFEQSVGPLIEDLLRAEQGELQGLRSRWDESVRFGQLLAMFFPLLCLVLVLALAFAIVTPMQRSLKELSSVAERIGRGDFDIRTSATGLDELSMLAHAFDRMARELRDLLEEKQRLIKAEAEASEREALRYQSLLEKTVLARTVELAETNDRLKDSLYQLQAAQEQLLFADRLASVGRLAAGVGHEINNPLAYILSNLRYVQQELGDASGPPSEEARQEMLAALSEASEGADRVRLIVQDLKALSRPDDVALGPVDLAAVVRGSAKMARHELRDRANLVEDCGGVPPVKANAARLGQVFLNLFINAAHAIAPGRVDENEIRVLARVSAPGKVTVEVRDTGSGIPPEHLRRIFDPFFTTKPIGVGTGLGLSVCHQIITSLGGDIRVESEKGRGTSFFITLLVAEGSSSSEQSAA, from the coding sequence ATGACGATTCGCGCCAAGGTGTTTCTGTTCGCATTGATGGCGGTCGTCCTCGTCTGTCTCATGGGGCTCCATCTCTTCACCGGCGCCCACCAGAGCCAGTTGATGCGCGAGCAGGTGACGACCATCCAGGAGCAGCTCGACAGCTACAACCGGTTGCACGCGCTCGCCTGGCCCTACCTGAACCAGCTGGCCCAGGCGCGGCTGACGCGGGCGGACACCGCGCTCGTGCGCAGCGAGCTGGCGCGGCGGGTGGAGCTGGAGATTGTCCGGCTCGAGGACAGCCTGTCCCGGCAGTACCGGTGGGTGGATGATCGGACCGTCGAGACCGAGCGCCTGGAATACCAGGCGCTGCGCGATGCCCTGCTGGCCTGGGCGGCGTGGGCGGAGTCGCGCGTGCGCGCCCTCCCCGAGGGCACGTCGGTGGGCTCCACGGTGGAGTGGTTGCTGTACACTCGATTCGAGCAGAGCGTGGGCCCGCTCATCGAGGACCTGCTGCGGGCGGAGCAGGGCGAGCTCCAGGGGCTGCGGAGCCGGTGGGACGAGAGCGTGAGGTTCGGCCAGCTGCTGGCGATGTTCTTCCCCCTCCTGTGCCTCGTGCTCGTGCTGGCGCTCGCCTTCGCCATCGTCACCCCCATGCAGCGCTCGCTCAAGGAGCTCTCCTCCGTGGCGGAGCGCATCGGCCGGGGCGACTTCGACATCCGCACCTCCGCCACGGGGCTCGACGAGCTGAGCATGCTGGCGCACGCCTTCGACCGCATGGCGCGTGAGCTGCGCGACCTGCTGGAGGAGAAGCAGCGGCTCATCAAGGCCGAGGCCGAGGCCTCCGAGCGTGAGGCCCTCCGCTATCAGTCCCTGCTGGAGAAGACGGTGCTCGCGCGCACCGTCGAGCTCGCGGAGACCAATGACCGCTTGAAGGACAGCCTCTATCAGCTCCAGGCCGCCCAGGAGCAGCTGCTCTTCGCGGATCGGCTCGCGTCCGTGGGAAGGCTCGCCGCGGGCGTGGGACACGAAATCAACAACCCGCTCGCCTACATCCTCAGCAACCTGCGCTACGTCCAGCAGGAGTTGGGAGACGCGAGCGGTCCCCCGTCGGAGGAGGCCCGGCAGGAGATGCTGGCGGCGCTCTCCGAGGCCAGCGAGGGCGCCGATCGCGTGCGCCTCATCGTGCAGGACCTCAAGGCGCTGTCTCGGCCGGATGACGTGGCGCTCGGCCCCGTGGACCTGGCGGCGGTGGTGCGGGGCTCGGCCAAGATGGCCCGGCACGAGCTTCGCGACCGTGCGAACCTGGTGGAGGACTGCGGCGGAGTGCCTCCGGTGAAGGCCAACGCGGCGCGCCTGGGTCAGGTGTTCCTCAACCTGTTCATCAACGCGGCGCACGCCATCGCGCCGGGCCGGGTGGACGAGAACGAGATTCGCGTGCTGGCCCGGGTCTCCGCCCCCGGCAAGGTCACCGTGGAGGTGCGCGACACCGGTTCCGGAATCCCTCCCGAGCACCTGCGGCGCATCTTCGACCCGTTCTTCACCACCAAGCCCATCGGCGTGGGGACGGGGCTGGGCCTGTCGGTGTGCCATCAGATCATCACCTCGCTCGGTGGGGACATCCGCGTGGAGAGCGAGAAGGGCCGGGGCACGAGCTTCTTCATCACCCTGCTCGTCGCCGAGGGCTCCAGCTCCTCCGAGCAGTCGGCCGCCTGA